One Equus asinus isolate D_3611 breed Donkey chromosome 26, EquAss-T2T_v2, whole genome shotgun sequence genomic window carries:
- the ERICH4 gene encoding glutamate-rich protein 4 — MEQWRQLRQAGLVPPGLGPPPRALMAVPPAGRADQTLMSPGLNTEGVWDRLLWIWEELGNLRRVDALLLGQLCSLGLEMGALREELVAFLEEEEEKESIEEEEEGKEPERKKEEGHLGASRPAHCHRLPDFEMTI; from the exons ATGGAGCAGTGGAGGCAGCTGAGGCAGGCTGGACTCGTGCCCCCAGGGCTAGGCCCACCTCCCCGGGCCCTGATGGCGGTCCCCCCAGCGGGGAGGGCTGATCAGACCCTCATGTCCCCAGGGTTAAACACTGAAGGTGTCTGGGACCGTCTTCTGTGGATCTGGGAAGAGCTG GGGAACCTCCGCCGAGTGGACGCCCTTCTGCTGGGCCAGCTGTGCAGCCTGGGGCTGGAGATGGGGGCGCTACGGGAAGAACTGGTTGCCTTcctggaagaagaggaggagaaggagagcatcgaggaagaggaggagggcaaAGAGCCCGAgcggaagaaggaggaaggacacCTGGGGGCCTCCCGCCCAGCCCACTGCCACCGCCTCCCTGACTTTGAGATGACCATCTGA